One segment of Clostridium botulinum DNA contains the following:
- the hypF gene encoding carbamoyltransferase HypF gives MIKRKYILVNGRVQGVGFRPFVYRIACENNIKGYVKNTCSGVKIDVEGLEENIKSFIMDLDSKCPKVCKINEIDINDIKYMNYYNDFQILESDNNYKGETLISPDIAICDECYKELFNISEERRYLYSFINCTNCGPRFTIIKKLPYDRCNTTMKKFVMCNKCRSEYYDKLNRRFHAEPTCCVNCGPKLKLVDRFGRKIKCDDILRITRQYLKAGRIIALKGIGGFNLICDGKNKSSIDVLRKRKNRPKKPLALMMRDIDVVNKYCFVNEKENEILQGSKKPIILLNKRENNLPQNIVFKNNKLGIVIPYSPLHVLLFDNELEVLVFTSGNINQMPIEYKNDEAFNNLNDIADYFLIHDREINASIDDSVVKVFMNKELVIRSGRGYAPISIRSNSEEGILALGSQLKNTLSISSGNNIFISPYVGDMENLETIDRFKRNLKLIKSLYDIKINTICYDMHPNYFNSYFLEDNLNDKDIKENNMKFKKIGIYHHHAHIASCMFDNGIQEPVIGIAFDGTGYGEDKKIWGGEFLICDYKKFKRVGCLKYMNLPGNDSGIKMPWKMGMSLLKGALKNNIISKKLDIFKNYNLPDCFNLENYELISKIIDRNINTSETSSMGRLFDGVASLLGFTNNVTYEGEAAIYLENMASTYIINSVESVYKLSYSYNLKFNDEKYIIDLDEMILEILEDLKNEESLGLISIKFHNTITEFSIDLCKKLRRKYNINKVALSGGVFQNDILLKNLYLKLEENDFNVLIHGEIPCNDSGISLGQLIIANELIKSHN, from the coding sequence CTTTTGTATATAGAATTGCATGTGAAAATAATATAAAAGGATATGTAAAAAATACTTGTAGTGGTGTAAAAATTGATGTAGAGGGATTAGAAGAAAATATAAAAAGTTTTATCATGGATTTAGATAGTAAATGTCCAAAAGTTTGTAAGATTAATGAAATAGATATAAATGATATTAAGTATATGAATTATTATAATGATTTTCAAATACTAGAAAGTGATAATAACTATAAAGGTGAAACTTTAATTTCCCCAGATATAGCTATTTGTGATGAATGTTATAAAGAACTCTTTAATATTAGTGAAGAGAGGAGATATCTATATTCATTTATCAATTGTACAAATTGTGGTCCTAGATTTACTATAATAAAAAAACTACCATATGATAGGTGTAACACAACTATGAAAAAATTTGTTATGTGTAATAAGTGTAGAAGTGAATATTATGATAAATTAAATAGAAGGTTTCATGCAGAGCCAACATGTTGTGTAAATTGTGGTCCTAAATTAAAGTTAGTTGATAGATTTGGAAGGAAAATAAAATGTGATGATATTTTAAGAATTACTCGCCAATACTTAAAGGCAGGAAGAATAATAGCACTGAAAGGAATTGGAGGTTTTAATCTAATTTGTGATGGAAAAAATAAAAGTAGCATAGATGTTTTAAGAAAAAGGAAAAATAGACCAAAAAAACCTTTGGCGCTAATGATGCGAGACATTGATGTAGTAAATAAATATTGTTTTGTTAATGAGAAAGAAAATGAGATATTACAAGGTAGTAAAAAGCCAATAATTTTATTAAATAAAAGAGAGAATAATCTTCCCCAAAATATAGTTTTTAAAAATAATAAATTAGGAATAGTGATTCCATATAGCCCGCTACATGTTTTGTTATTTGATAATGAACTAGAGGTTTTAGTATTTACAAGTGGAAATATAAATCAAATGCCAATAGAGTATAAGAATGATGAAGCATTCAATAATTTAAATGATATTGCAGATTATTTTCTTATTCATGATAGAGAAATAAATGCATCAATTGATGATTCTGTAGTTAAGGTGTTCATGAATAAAGAATTAGTTATAAGAAGTGGACGAGGATATGCACCTATTTCAATTAGAAGTAATAGTGAAGAAGGAATTTTAGCATTAGGTTCTCAACTCAAAAATACTTTATCTATAAGTAGTGGTAATAACATTTTTATAAGTCCTTATGTTGGTGATATGGAAAACTTAGAGACGATAGATAGATTTAAAAGAAATCTTAAGTTAATAAAAAGCTTATATGATATAAAAATTAATACAATCTGTTATGATATGCATCCAAATTATTTTAATAGTTACTTTTTAGAAGATAATTTAAATGATAAGGATATTAAAGAAAACAATATGAAGTTTAAAAAAATAGGAATATATCATCATCATGCTCATATTGCAAGTTGTATGTTTGATAATGGTATACAAGAACCAGTAATAGGAATTGCTTTTGATGGGACTGGATATGGAGAAGATAAGAAAATATGGGGTGGAGAGTTTTTAATATGTGATTATAAAAAGTTTAAAAGAGTTGGATGTCTTAAGTACATGAACTTACCTGGTAATGATAGTGGAATAAAGATGCCTTGGAAAATGGGAATGAGTCTTTTAAAAGGAGCTTTAAAAAATAATATTATAAGTAAAAAACTAGATATATTTAAAAATTATAATTTACCAGATTGCTTTAATTTAGAAAATTATGAATTAATAAGTAAAATTATAGATAGAAATATTAATACTTCTGAGACAAGCAGTATGGGACGATTATTTGATGGTGTGGCAAGTCTTTTAGGTTTTACGAATAATGTTACTTATGAGGGTGAAGCTGCGATATATTTAGAAAATATGGCTAGTACTTATATTATTAATAGTGTAGAAAGCGTTTATAAATTAAGCTATTCTTATAATTTAAAGTTTAATGATGAAAAGTATATCATTGATTTAGATGAAATGATATTAGAAATTTTAGAGGATTTAAAAAATGAGGAGAGTTTAGGTTTAATATCTATAAAATTTCATAATACAATAACTGAATTTTCAATAGATTTATGCAAAAAGTTAAGGAGAAAATATAACATAAATAAAGTTGCTTTAAGTGGTGGGGTTTTTCAAAATGATATATTATTAAAAAACTTATATTTGAAATTAGAAGAAAATGATTTTAATGTATTAATTCACGGAGAGATACCTTGTAATGATAGTGGAATTTCATTAGGTCAGCTTATTATAGCAAATGAGTTAATAAAAAGTCACAATTAA
- a CDS encoding HypC/HybG/HupF family hydrogenase formation chaperone: protein MCVAIPGQIIEILGEESLVKFGGIKKLINTSLVEDLNVGDYVLVHVGCAIDKLEKEEAEATLEIFYELLKS, encoded by the coding sequence ATGTGCGTGGCTATTCCGGGACAAATTATAGAAATTTTAGGGGAAGAATCTTTGGTTAAATTTGGAGGAATTAAAAAGCTTATCAATACATCTTTAGTTGAAGATCTGAATGTTGGTGATTATGTTCTTGTTCATGTTGGATGTGCAATAGATAAATTAGAAAAAGAAGAAGCAGAAGCTACATTAGAAATTTTTTATGAGTTACTTAAAAGTTAG
- the hypE gene encoding hydrogenase expression/formation protein HypE, whose protein sequence is MNNKIITLSHGSGGIETYKLIDKMFYKNFNNDELLQQGDSTVLNEIKGKIATTIDGFVVDPIFFKGGDIGKLSLCGTINDLAVSGACPLYITCSFIIEEGFELKSLEKIVQSMGKTAKESNVKIVAGDTKVVEKGKGHKVYISTCGIGYFKEQKNILNVNNIKSGDKIILSGTIGEHGMCIVNERENLNIDSKIKSDCAPLNSLCEIILNTSNNVRIMRDPTRGGIANTLNELSRSSLKSMMIYEEFIPINNDVRSFFELLGMSPLYIANEGKLLCIVDEVDSENVLSAMKNHPLGKDAAIIGEVIEENKGAVYIKGLLGSTKVLQMSQGELLPRIC, encoded by the coding sequence ATGAATAATAAAATAATAACTTTATCACATGGTAGTGGTGGAATAGAAACTTATAAGCTCATAGATAAAATGTTTTATAAGAACTTTAATAATGATGAATTATTGCAACAAGGAGATTCAACTGTTTTAAATGAAATAAAAGGGAAAATAGCTACTACAATAGATGGATTTGTTGTGGATCCAATATTCTTTAAAGGTGGTGATATAGGAAAGTTAAGTTTATGTGGAACTATAAATGATTTAGCTGTCAGTGGGGCATGTCCATTATATATTACATGCTCTTTTATTATCGAAGAAGGATTTGAATTAAAAAGTTTAGAAAAGATAGTACAATCTATGGGAAAGACAGCCAAAGAGTCTAATGTGAAGATTGTTGCAGGAGATACAAAGGTAGTGGAAAAGGGAAAGGGGCATAAAGTGTATATTAGTACCTGTGGAATAGGATACTTTAAGGAACAGAAGAACATTTTAAATGTAAATAATATAAAAAGTGGAGATAAGATAATTTTAAGTGGAACCATTGGTGAGCATGGTATGTGTATAGTGAATGAAAGAGAAAATTTAAACATAGATAGTAAAATAAAAAGTGATTGCGCACCATTAAATTCATTATGTGAAATTATATTAAATACAAGTAATAATGTAAGAATTATGAGAGATCCAACTAGAGGTGGAATTGCAAATACATTAAATGAATTAAGCAGATCTTCTTTAAAAAGTATGATGATTTATGAAGAGTTTATTCCAATAAATAATGATGTAAGGTCGTTTTTTGAATTATTAGGAATGAGTCCATTATATATAGCAAATGAAGGAAAGCTTTTGTGCATTGTAGATGAAGTTGATTCTGAAAATGTATTAAGTGCTATGAAAAATCATCCTTTAGGAAAAGATGCAGCTATTATAGGGGAAGTAATTGAAGAAAACAAAGGGGCAGTATATATAAAAGGATTACTTGGATCAACCAAGGTTTTGCAAATGTCACAAGGAGAACTTTTACCACGAATATGTTAA
- the hypD gene encoding hydrogenase formation protein HypD, which produces MELINRFNDVSLCKTLLKEIEKNVMEKINIMEVCGTHTRSIYELGINKLLPENINLLSGPGCPICVTPVNYIDNAIKLSKKPQTIIVTFGDMMRVPGSSSSLSEEKAKGMDIRIIYSPLDSIKIAEKNKDKEVILLGIGFETTAPIIALTLKYAKAKKINNFSVLLSVKTMPNTMKELVLDGRAKINGFICPGHVATIIGEEPFNILSMESKLPMSICGFKGTEILVGILSIVKLVNNNEYKCENLYRGFVKKKGNIKAKELINEVFEISDSVWRGMGTIKQTGFDFKNEYKIFDATKKFLLRYRELNLNNNCICGEILQGISNPKDCLSFGKCCTPENPIGPCMVSNEGTCKIVYDTVLV; this is translated from the coding sequence ATGGAGTTAATAAATAGATTTAATGATGTTAGTTTATGTAAAACATTATTAAAAGAAATAGAGAAAAATGTAATGGAAAAGATAAATATAATGGAGGTGTGTGGAACTCATACAAGAAGTATATATGAGCTGGGAATAAATAAGTTATTACCTGAAAATATAAATCTATTAAGTGGACCTGGGTGTCCTATATGTGTAACTCCAGTAAATTATATTGATAATGCAATAAAGCTCTCAAAGAAACCACAGACAATAATAGTTACATTTGGAGATATGATGAGAGTTCCAGGTAGCAGTAGTTCTTTAAGCGAAGAAAAAGCCAAAGGAATGGATATTAGAATTATATATTCACCTCTAGATTCAATAAAAATAGCAGAAAAAAATAAAGATAAAGAAGTTATATTATTAGGAATTGGATTTGAAACCACAGCACCAATAATAGCGTTAACATTGAAGTATGCAAAGGCTAAGAAAATTAATAATTTTTCAGTGCTTCTTTCAGTAAAAACTATGCCAAATACAATGAAAGAATTAGTACTAGATGGAAGAGCTAAGATAAATGGTTTTATATGTCCAGGGCATGTAGCAACAATAATAGGTGAAGAACCGTTTAATATTTTATCTATGGAGAGTAAACTTCCTATGAGTATTTGTGGCTTTAAAGGAACGGAAATACTCGTAGGAATTCTTTCAATAGTTAAATTGGTAAATAATAATGAGTATAAATGTGAAAATTTATATAGAGGGTTTGTTAAGAAAAAAGGAAATATTAAAGCTAAAGAATTAATAAATGAGGTTTTTGAAATTTCAGATAGCGTATGGAGAGGTATGGGTACTATAAAACAAACAGGATTTGATTTTAAAAATGAATATAAAATTTTTGATGCTACAAAGAAGTTTTTACTAAGATACAGAGAATTAAATTTAAATAATAACTGCATTTGCGGAGAGATATTACAAGGCATAAGTAATCCAAAGGATTGTTTATCATTTGGAAAATGTTGTACACCTGAAAATCCTATAGGACCATGTATGGTATCTAACGAAGGAACTTGCAAGATAGTATATGATACAGTTTTAGTATAA
- a CDS encoding [FeFe] hydrogenase, group A — protein sequence MSCKNTTYIQSLLGSVFSTFSEDELKEITGNEKRSIAICGKINNPGIIEVPDGATLRDILELCGGVVNNSSFKAAQIGIPFGGFLNESSLDKEFDFGLFYENISRAIIILSEEDCIIQYGKFYIEYLLTKIKDGTYKNYEIVKKEITKMLKVLDRISKGVSDMRDIYILRSLAADVKDKMHQKHNLMEEIVENFYEEIEEHIEEKKCYTAQCNHLIKLTITKKCIGCGSCKRACPVDCIDGELKKQHNIDYNKCTHCGACISACPVDAITAGNNIIKFLRDLATPNKVVITQMAPAIRVAIGEAFGFEPGENVEKKIAAGLRKLGVDYVFDTTWGADLTIMEEAAELQERLEKYLAGDENVKLPILTSCCPSWIKFIENNYADMLEVPSSAKSPMQMFATIAKEIWAKEKGLSREEVTSVAIMPCVAKIYEASRVEFSVDMNYDVDYVITTKELIKIFEKSGIDLKEIEDEEIDAVMGEYTGAGIIFGRTGGVIEAATRTAIENMTGKRIDNIEFEGLRGWDGFRICELEVGELKLRIGVAHGLKEAAKMLDKIRSGEEFFHAIEIMACVGGCIGGGGQPKIRKNKQQVLEKRADGLNDIDRAKILRRSNENPEVLALYKKYLDHPLSHKAHELLHTKYFPKVKKR from the coding sequence ATGTCATGCAAAAATACTACATATATACAAAGTTTATTAGGTTCAGTATTTTCAACTTTTAGCGAAGATGAATTAAAAGAAATAACAGGAAATGAAAAAAGAAGTATAGCCATTTGTGGAAAAATAAATAATCCGGGAATAATAGAAGTTCCAGATGGGGCAACACTTAGAGATATATTAGAACTTTGCGGAGGCGTTGTAAATAACAGTAGTTTTAAAGCTGCTCAAATAGGAATTCCTTTTGGTGGATTTCTAAATGAAAGTAGTTTAGATAAAGAATTTGATTTTGGACTATTTTATGAAAATATTAGTAGAGCTATTATTATATTGTCAGAAGAAGATTGTATAATACAATACGGAAAATTCTACATAGAATATTTATTAACCAAAATTAAAGATGGTACTTATAAAAATTATGAAATAGTTAAAAAAGAAATAACTAAAATGCTTAAGGTTTTAGATAGAATAAGTAAAGGCGTATCTGATATGCGAGATATCTATATTTTAAGAAGTCTTGCAGCTGATGTGAAAGATAAGATGCATCAAAAGCATAATTTAATGGAAGAAATAGTTGAAAACTTTTATGAAGAAATAGAAGAACATATAGAAGAAAAGAAGTGTTATACAGCTCAATGCAATCATCTTATAAAATTAACTATTACTAAGAAATGTATTGGATGTGGAAGTTGTAAAAGAGCATGTCCTGTTGATTGCATTGATGGAGAACTAAAAAAGCAACACAATATAGATTATAATAAATGCACACATTGTGGAGCTTGTATATCAGCATGTCCTGTAGATGCAATAACAGCAGGAAATAATATAATTAAGTTTCTTAGAGATTTAGCTACACCTAATAAAGTGGTAATTACTCAAATGGCACCAGCTATAAGAGTTGCCATAGGGGAAGCTTTTGGATTTGAACCAGGAGAAAATGTAGAAAAGAAGATAGCAGCAGGACTTAGAAAGCTAGGAGTAGATTATGTTTTTGATACTACTTGGGGAGCAGATTTAACTATAATGGAAGAAGCAGCAGAACTTCAAGAAAGATTGGAAAAATATTTAGCAGGAGATGAAAATGTTAAGCTTCCAATTCTTACTTCATGTTGTCCTTCATGGATCAAGTTTATAGAAAATAATTATGCAGATATGTTAGAAGTTCCTTCTTCAGCAAAATCACCAATGCAAATGTTTGCCACAATAGCGAAAGAAATATGGGCAAAGGAAAAAGGACTTTCAAGAGAAGAAGTAACTTCAGTTGCAATTATGCCATGTGTTGCAAAAATATATGAAGCATCAAGAGTAGAATTTTCAGTAGATATGAATTATGATGTTGACTATGTAATCACTACAAAAGAACTTATAAAAATATTTGAAAAATCAGGAATAGATTTAAAAGAAATTGAGGATGAAGAAATAGATGCTGTTATGGGAGAATATACTGGTGCTGGAATTATTTTTGGTAGAACTGGTGGAGTTATAGAGGCTGCTACTAGAACAGCAATTGAAAATATGACAGGAAAAAGAATTGATAATATAGAATTTGAAGGTCTTAGAGGATGGGATGGATTTAGAATTTGTGAACTTGAAGTTGGTGAGCTTAAGCTTAGAATAGGAGTTGCACATGGACTTAAAGAAGCAGCAAAGATGTTAGATAAAATAAGATCAGGTGAAGAATTCTTTCATGCAATTGAAATCATGGCTTGTGTAGGTGGATGTATAGGTGGCGGCGGTCAACCTAAAATAAGAAAAAATAAACAACAAGTTTTAGAAAAAAGAGCAGATGGATTAAATGATATAGATAGAGCTAAAATACTTAGAAGATCAAATGAAAATCCAGAAGTACTTGCTCTTTATAAAAAATATTTAGATCATCCGTTAAGTCATAAGGCTCATGAATTACTTCATACAAAATATTTTCCAAAAGTTAAGAAGAGATAA